The sequence AACCGGATCGATCGGGTCGTCCTTTTCCGGCCGCTCAGCCGGCCGGTCATGCGCACCCTGCTGGACCTCGAGCTCAAGGCGGTCTACGAGCGCCGCGGTCTGCGTCGCCGGGGCTGGGCCATCGAGTGGGACGAGGCGGCGCTCGAGCACCTCATCGATCATGGATTCAGTCCCACGCTGGGCGCCCGACCGCTCAAGCGAGCGGTGGAGCAACGGTTCCTGGCCCCACTGGCGGAAGTGATCGTCGAGCATCGTGCGCCCGAAGGGGAGCAATTCCTGTTCGTGCGCCTGGAGGACGGCCGCCTCGCGGTGCAGTTCGTCGATCCCGATGCGCCCGACGACGCGCGTGCCTCCGTGGCGCCGGGAACGCCCCCGGAGCGCGAGCCGTCGCTGGAAGGCGTGGCCCTCGACGGCCAGGGCAGCGCAGCCGAGCTCGACCTCCTGACCACCCGCTACCACGCGCTGCGCGAACAGGTCACCGCACCGGGGTGGGGCACCGCCAAACAGGCTCGACTGGCGCGCATGGCCGAGGCGGGATTCTGGCAGCGTGAGGATCGCTTCCACACGCTCGGACTCGTCGAGTACATGGACCGGGTGGAGCGCGCGCTGTCCACCGCGGGATCGCTGCTCACGCGCCTGGGCACCACCTCCGCCGCGCCGCGGGCGCTGGTACGGCGCCTCGCGGAGCTGCTGTACCTGATCCGGGAGGCCGTCACCGAGCTCGAGGACCAGCGTCTCGGAGACGCCTACCTGCACGTGCGGGCCGCGCCCGATCCGCAGCGGGGGCCCGACTGTGAGCGCGCGGCCCGTCGGCTGGCGACGATGTACCGCGGGTGGGGCGAGCGACGGCGCATGAAGGTGCAGGTGCTCGCCGAAGGCCACGACGCGAACGGCCGTTGGGAGTGTCTGCTGGCCGTGTCCGGGTTCGGAGCACACCGGATCCTCGAGCCCGAGACCGGACAGCACGTCTTCGAGCTGGAGAGCACCGGGGACGGCTCCCCCAAGGTGCGGGTCGCGGTGCGGGTGGTGGCCCAGCCGCTGCGGCCCGTGGATGTGCCCCGCGATGCCGAGCGCATCGCGCGGACGCTCCTGGATCAGCGCCATCCGAACCAGTCCACGACGATCGTCCGGCGCTACCGGGAAGCTCCCGACCCGCTCGTCCGCGACGCCGTGCGCGGATGGCGGACCGGGCGCTTCCAGGCGGTGCTGGATGGGGACTTCGACCTGATGGCGTGAGGGACGGAGGCCCGCCCCCTCGGGCCAGGGCCGGAACGCGTGGTCAGGAGGGCAGGAACACCGCCGGCAGTCGCTCGAACAGCCACAAGCAGGCGACCGAGCCCAGCGCGTATCCGATATACCGCGGAGCGCGTTCGGCCAGGGGCGCGGCCGCGACCGCGAGCGCGCGCAGCGCGGCCACGGCCACCACGACGAACGCGATCTGCCCCGCCTCCACGCCGACGTTGAAGAACAGGAGGGCGAGCGGGATGTCGCCCGAGCGCAGGCCGATGGAGCCGAGCGCCCCGGCAAACCCCAGACCATGCAGCAGCCCGAAGACGAACGCCACGATCCACGGGCGCCGGTGGATGAGATGGGCGGAGTCACCCGTTCGGCCGAGCACGACGATCTCGCGGGCCAGCAGCATGATCGACAGCGCGATGGCCGCCTCGACCGGCGCCGGGTCGAGCGGAATGAACCCCGCAGCCGCTGCGCCGAGGGTAAGGCTGTGCGCCACGGTGAAGGCGGTGATGGTGACGAGCAGCGGCCGTGTGCCGCGCACGAGCACCAGCAGGCCCAGCACAAAGAAGAGATGGTCGAGCCCGAACAGGATGTGCTCGACCCCCATCACGAAGTAGCGGTGCGCGACCGAGCCCAGGGATCCACGATCGGCCCGAAGACCTTCGAGCGGAACCCGGACGGAACGACCGCTGCCGCGATAGAATCCCGACGCCTCCGTTCCGTCCTGCCAACGTGCCAACACCACGACGCCGGAGAGAGACCACGGCAGCTCGATCGTATCCGAGAAGGTCAGCGGGCGCTCGCAGGTGAACTCGAGGTGGCGGGCCGGGTCGGGTCCGCGCCCGTCCGGACGCCCGCGGCACACCGAGGGCAGCAGGCCCGGAAGCGCCGTCAACGGAGGCGCGCCGGTATCGACGACCGTCAGCTCGTAGCGACCCACACCGGTCTCGTCGAGGAACACCCGAGCGATCGAGGTCGTCTCGACGTCGTGTCGGGCGGGTACGGTCCCGAAGAGGAGGCCAAGGCCTACGAGTGCGAGCGCCGTCACCGTTCGTTCTCGTCCACGAACACGATCGTGTATCGCTCCCGGAGCTCGTCCACCTTCTCTCGTAGGACCGTCGACTCCCGCTCCGCGACCCAATCCACACGGACCTGGGCGGAGATCGAGTCCAGCGGAGGGGTCGACCCCGGGAGCACGGACGCGACCCAGAGCCAGTGCTGTCCGCGGACGCTGGTGTACGGTCCCACCCAGGACGTCGGAGATGCCGCCAGGACCCGGGTGGCCATCGAGTCCCCGAAGATCCGTTGCAGGTCGGTGGAGGACACGCTGTCCAGGGGGGACGCCTGCAGGGTGGAGGCACCAGGCAGGTCCGCGGGTGCCGACCCGCTCTGCAAGGCCGCCGCCAGGGCGGCGGACCCGGGGTGGGCTGCGGGCACGATCAGCTCGGTCAGCCACACGCGGGGCGCGGACGAATAGGCAGCCCGGTGCTGGGCGTAGAACGACTCCAGCTCCGCGCGCGACGGCCGCAGGACCCCCGCGCTGAGAACGTCGAGCATCTTCTGAGCGAGCAGATCGTGCACCTGCGGGTCGTCATCGAGTCCCAGGAGCCGTGCCTCACGGACGAGGATCTGCTCGTCGATGAAGTTGTCCTCCAGGCGCTGGAGCTCGTCGGGCGTCAGTGGCAGGCCGATGGCCGCCTCGATCTGGGCGGCACGGGCGAGGACCAGATCGTGCCGGATCTCCACACGATCCGCGCCCCGGATCCGCTGCGTGGCGGTGTGGGCGCCGAACATCAAGAGCGCGATGAGGACGAAGTGGACGGTAGGTTCACGCCATACAGCCCGCCCACGCTCGCCGCCTGGGAGCCTGGCCATGGATCCTCCCGCCGTACGAGGGTCTGCCTGACGTGTATTCCGGCCGGAGCGGCCTCCTGTCAACTGCGTCTATGCTGAGACTTTCCGACGTCGCAGGCCTCCGACGGACCACGCCCACCGACCCGATCAAACGGCCGTCCTCGGGGCCTTGACAAACGGCGCGAGGCGCGCCCACTCTGCCGAGTAGAAACGGCACAACAAGAGGCAATCCTCTGGCGCCCGCTCGGCGGTATCTCCGCTCAGCTGACGCTTGGTGCGCGCCGCGCGCACTCCGCCTCGCCGGCCTTCCGATTCGGGTATCGCACGCCCGTCAGGCGTGAGGACAGCGCGTCATCGTATGCCACCGGCTGCGTGATGCTCATAGATCGGCTTTCCATCCAGCGCGCCGAGTGCGTGCCAAAGGAGTCGAGTCATGTCCCGGATCGAAGTAGTACGTCTTCTCTGCTTTCTCGTGGGGGCGCTCGGATGCATGGCGTCCCCCGATCCCCTCCAGGCCCAGACCGGGGCAGTCACCGGTGTGGTCACCACGACGGAGGGTCGCCCGTTGCAGAGCGCCCAGGTGGTGATCGAAGGCCTGCAGATCGGAGGCCTGTCCAATGCCCAGGGCCGCTATCTGGTGCAGAACGTGCCCGTGGGTCAGCAGCGCATCACCATCGAGCGCATCGGGTTCCGGCCTGTGACGCAGACCGTCGAGGTTCGACCCGGCGAGACGGCGGTGGCGGACTTCCAGCTCGAGGAGCGCGCCATCTCCATGGAGGGGATCGTCGTGACGGGAGTCGCTGCCGAGACCCCGGAAACCCAGCTTCCCTTCACGGTCGAACGGGTGGACGTGGATGAGATCACGAAGATCCAGACCGTGAACGTGGCTGGCCTGCTCCAGGCCAAGGTGCCCGGAGCCAAGGTCGTCCAGGGCTCCGGCGCACCCGGCAGCGAGCCGTCCTTCCAGTTGCGCGGTCCCACCAGCATCACCGGAAGCCAGTCGCCCCTGGTCGTCATCGACGGGGTCATCACGAACGGGGGGATCGCCGACATCGACCCTGCGGACGTGGAGAGCATGGAGGTCGTGAAGGGCGCGGCCGCGGCCGCCCTCTACGGGTCGCGCGCCTCGGCCGGGGTGGTGCAGATCACCACACGCTCGGGTGCCAACCTCGCCGACGGGCAGACCCAGTTCACCTTCCGAAGCTCGTTCCAGTCGAACTCGATCGAGCACTATCCAGGCGTGCCGTTCCATCATCAGTGGATGATGAACGCCGATCAGACGCAGATCCTCGACCGCAACGGAAACCCCATCACCTTCCCGCGCGATGGGGCGCCAGCGTTGAACGACGGCGGCAACGGGCGGAACGCGTTCACCACGTTCATGCTGAACCCGTATCCCGCCGAGCTTCCCCTGCGCGATCCGATGAAGCAGTTCTTCAACCCGGGCAACCGCATCACGAACTACGTGGCCATCGGCGGCAACGAGGGCAACACGAACTACCGTCTCTCCTTCGACTACACGAACGAGGAGGGGGCCATCCAGCTTGCGCAGGGCCTCGAGCAGTTCAACGCGCGCCTCAACGTAGGCCAGCGCTTCGGGCAGTTCGACATCGCCGCGCAGGCATACTTCGCCAAGCGGGACCGGGGGCTGTTCGACGAGGGCGGGGGTGGAATCATCCGTGGACTGACCTTCACGACGGCCGCGGCGGACCTGACGCGGATCGACCCGGCAACGGGAGACGTGGCCCACATCGGTGAGCCGATCAATCAGGGCAACGTCACCCGCAATCCCCTGTACGACCTGCTGAACACCACCAACGAAGAGAGCAGGGTGCGTGGCCTCGGGGGCCTGGACGTCAACTGGTCTCCACTCACGTGGCTGTCCTTCCAAGCGAACGGAAGCTTCGATCGCATCGAGACGGACACGCACTTCTACCAGCGTCCAGGACTTCTGCGTCCGTTCAACACCCCCGCCACCGGCAGTATCTCCGACGCGAACGACGTTCGCCTCGAAATGAATGCCTCCGCGACGGCAGCGATGACGTTCCAGGTCGGTGAGGACCTGACCGTCCGGAGCCGGCTTCGCTACCTCCTCGAGTCTCTCGACGAGAGCGGCTTCAGTGTGAGCGGGAACAACCTCCCGGTGGCGAACGTCGAGCGTATCTCGCTCATCGGCGGTACCCCGACGCTCGACTCGTACAATCGGCAGGTCCGGTCGATGGGCTTCTTCGCCATCAGCTCGTTCGTGTACAAGGACCGGTACATCTTCGACGTGCTCGGCCGGCGAGACGGCAGCTCGCTCTTCGGCGCAGAGGAGCGCTGGCAGAACTACTATCGCTTCAGCGCCGCGTGGCGCCTGTCCGCCGAACCGTGGTTCAACGTGGACTGGCTCACGGAGCTGAAGCCGCGCTACTCGATCGGGACCGCAGGCGGGCGGCCCAGCTTCAACGCCCAGTACCAGACCTATGCCGTGACCGCCGGCGCGATCGCGCCGCGGACACTGGGGAACAGCCAGTTGAAGCCGGAGCTTGCCACCGAGCAGGAGTTCGGGCTGGATGCCGTCATCGCGGAGCGGTTCCGGATCCAGGCCAACTACGTGGATACGAAGGTGGAGGACGCGCTTCTGTTGGTGCCGTTGCCGTCTGTGGCCGGCTTCGAGAACCAATGGCGCAACGGTGCCACGATCGAGTCCAACTCCCGTGAGCTGGCCCTCGAGGCGTCGCTGATCGAACGGTCGGATCTGCTCTGGACGGCCCGCCTCAACCTGGATCGGACCCGTACGAAGATCACGAAGTTGAACGTTGCGCCGTATCGGATCTCCGACTACCGGGCCGGCCTCTACATCCGTGAGGGCGAGACGCTGGGGTCCTACTACGGGCACAAGTGGCCGACGTCGTGCGCAGAGCTCGCGGCGGGCACCGACTGCGGGCAATTCCAGGTGAACGACGATGGGTATCTCGTCTATGTCGGAACCGGCAACAGCTGGACGGAAGGAAAGAGCAAGAACCTCTGGGGGACGACCGGCGAGGTGAACGGGGTCAACTACAGCTGGGGTCTGCCGATCGGACCGCTCAATTCAGGATACAACCCTCCCGACCAGAAGCTCGGCGACAGCGAGCCGTCGCTGAACGCCAGCTTCCTGCAGAACCTGGAGTGGAAGAACTTCGGATTCACCGTGCTCTTCGATTCGGAGTTCGGGGCTCAGGTCTACAACCAGACGATGCAGTGGCGCTGTCGCGATGGTC is a genomic window of Gemmatimonadota bacterium containing:
- a CDS encoding HupE/UreJ family protein, yielding MTALALVGLGLLFGTVPARHDVETTSIARVFLDETGVGRYELTVVDTGAPPLTALPGLLPSVCRGRPDGRGPDPARHLEFTCERPLTFSDTIELPWSLSGVVVLARWQDGTEASGFYRGSGRSVRVPLEGLRADRGSLGSVAHRYFVMGVEHILFGLDHLFFVLGLLVLVRGTRPLLVTITAFTVAHSLTLGAAAAGFIPLDPAPVEAAIALSIMLLAREIVVLGRTGDSAHLIHRRPWIVAFVFGLLHGLGFAGALGSIGLRSGDIPLALLFFNVGVEAGQIAFVVVAVAALRALAVAAAPLAERAPRYIGYALGSVACLWLFERLPAVFLPS
- a CDS encoding SusC/RagA family TonB-linked outer membrane protein — encoded protein: MSRIEVVRLLCFLVGALGCMASPDPLQAQTGAVTGVVTTTEGRPLQSAQVVIEGLQIGGLSNAQGRYLVQNVPVGQQRITIERIGFRPVTQTVEVRPGETAVADFQLEERAISMEGIVVTGVAAETPETQLPFTVERVDVDEITKIQTVNVAGLLQAKVPGAKVVQGSGAPGSEPSFQLRGPTSITGSQSPLVVIDGVITNGGIADIDPADVESMEVVKGAAAAALYGSRASAGVVQITTRSGANLADGQTQFTFRSSFQSNSIEHYPGVPFHHQWMMNADQTQILDRNGNPITFPRDGAPALNDGGNGRNAFTTFMLNPYPAELPLRDPMKQFFNPGNRITNYVAIGGNEGNTNYRLSFDYTNEEGAIQLAQGLEQFNARLNVGQRFGQFDIAAQAYFAKRDRGLFDEGGGGIIRGLTFTTAAADLTRIDPATGDVAHIGEPINQGNVTRNPLYDLLNTTNEESRVRGLGGLDVNWSPLTWLSFQANGSFDRIETDTHFYQRPGLLRPFNTPATGSISDANDVRLEMNASATAAMTFQVGEDLTVRSRLRYLLESLDESGFSVSGNNLPVANVERISLIGGTPTLDSYNRQVRSMGFFAISSFVYKDRYIFDVLGRRDGSSLFGAEERWQNYYRFSAAWRLSAEPWFNVDWLTELKPRYSIGTAGGRPSFNAQYQTYAVTAGAIAPRTLGNSQLKPELATEQEFGLDAVIAERFRIQANYVDTKVEDALLLVPLPSVAGFENQWRNGATIESNSRELALEASLIERSDLLWTARLNLDRTRTKITKLNVAPYRISDYRAGLYIREGETLGSYYGHKWPTSCAELAAGTDCGQFQVNDDGYLVYVGTGNSWTEGKSKNLWGTTGEVNGVNYSWGLPIGPLNSGYNPPDQKLGDSEPSLNASFLQNLEWKNFGFTVLFDSEFGAQVYNQTMQWRCRDGHCPMMDQTGKPDERQKPVTYYNALGFYSNNRNNSYFTEDADYIKLRELSVRYSLPESQLPAALQRLGISRATVNLTGRNLKTWTDYRGFDPEVGKNTFGGSAAVGRIDEYFYPNFRSVGLDLELVF
- a CDS encoding peptidylprolyl isomerase, whose amino-acid sequence is MARLPGGERGRAVWREPTVHFVLIALLMFGAHTATQRIRGADRVEIRHDLVLARAAQIEAAIGLPLTPDELQRLEDNFIDEQILVREARLLGLDDDPQVHDLLAQKMLDVLSAGVLRPSRAELESFYAQHRAAYSSAPRVWLTELIVPAAHPGSAALAAALQSGSAPADLPGASTLQASPLDSVSSTDLQRIFGDSMATRVLAASPTSWVGPYTSVRGQHWLWVASVLPGSTPPLDSISAQVRVDWVAERESTVLREKVDELRERYTIVFVDENER